From Phragmites australis chromosome 5, lpPhrAust1.1, whole genome shotgun sequence, a single genomic window includes:
- the LOC133919714 gene encoding H/ACA ribonucleoprotein complex subunit 2-like protein, protein MGSDTEAEKKKTPVALAPIAKPLAGKKLCKKTLKLVRRASEAKCLKRGVKEVVKSIRRGNKGLCVIAGNISPIDVITHVPILCEEANIPYIYVPSKEDLATAGTTKRPTCCVLVMTKPAKGEISEEVKEKLKSDYDQLVTEVAEATSAMF, encoded by the exons atggggaGTGACACGGaggcggagaagaagaagaccccgGTGGCGCTGGCGCCCATCGCGAAGCCCCTCGCCGGCAAGAAGCTCTGCAAGAAAACCCTCAAGCTCGTGCGCCGAG CCTCGGAGGCCAAGTGCCTGAAGCGGGGAGTCAAGGAGGTGGTCAAGAGCATCCGCCGTGGAAACAAAGG GTTGTGTGTGATTGCTGGAaatatttctcctattgatgtGATTACACATGTTCCAATACTTTGTGAGGAAGCTAATATTCCTTACATATATGTTCCATCAAAGGAG GATCTTGCGACTGCGGGAACCACTAAGAGGCCTACTTGTTGTGTTTTGGTTATGACCAAACCAGCCAAGGGGGAGATCAGTGAAGAGGTGAAGGAGAAACTTAAGTCAGACTATGACCAGCTTGTGACGGAAGTTGCTGAAGCTACATCTGCAATGTTCTGA
- the LOC133919713 gene encoding uncharacterized protein LOC133919713 — translation MGKSNDKKALREAKEGKKLALGVKRKQLKRKKGRSLESAVESEAAAEHGAAEDKELARSKKIVLMKQKKKNKHAKLKSNHARADGVAELQSDSKGDATPKLKKKKTKKKLMDGSSPVKVYESSFVSDDAGTPKLKKKKKKVKEGKISAGLNDADEILHENQDEETQSADVNQRAAQSEDMDHGDPEKAKRGKKNKTKKVKKSGKADNTDSHASSKENNLEKHVEIGTANVDEIPSVDEDYSRGMKKWILEYKQKRPGLKVLQERIDEFIVAHEEQQEKERKEREARAAGEGWTVVVHHKGRKKTTDTETGTAVGSVSLAAMQEKMANKKPKEVAPNFYRFQKREAHLSELAMLQSKFEQDKKRIQKLRAQRKFKPY, via the exons ATGGGCAAATCCAACG ATAAGAAAGCTTTGCGGGAAGCGAAGGAGGGTAAGAAATTGGCGCTTGGAGTAAAGAGGAAGCAactgaagaggaagaagggcaGAAGTTTGGAATCTGCTGTCGAGAGCGAGGCTGCTGCCGAGCATGGAGCTGCAGAAG ATAAAGAATTGGCACGGAGCAAGAAAATTGTAttgatgaagcagaagaagaaaaataagcaTGCCAAACTAAAGAGCAATCATGCCAGGGCTGATGGTGTGGCAGAATTACAGTCAGACAGCAAGGGTGATGCAACACctaagctgaagaagaagaagaccaaaaaGAAGCTAATGGATGGTAGCAGTCCTGTCAAGGTATATGAAAGTTCATTTGTTAGTGACGATGCCGGAACACctaagctgaagaagaagaaaaagaaggtaAAGGAAGGGAAGATCTCTGCTGGGCTTAATGATGCAGACGAAATCCTGCATGAAAATCAAGATGAAGAAACTCAAAGTG CTGATGTCAACCAACGTGCAGCACAGAGTGAAGATATGGATCATGGGGACCCTGAGAAAGCAAAGAggggaaagaaaaataagacTA AGAAAGTAAAAAAATCTGGAAAGGCTGACAATACAGATAGTCATGCATCAAGCAAAGAGAACAACTTGGAGAAGCATGTTGAAATTGGCACGGCAAACGTCGATGAGATTCCATCAGTTGACGAAGACTATTCCAGAGGAATGAAAA AATGGATCCTGGAGTACAAACAGAAGAGACCAGGCTTGAAAGTTTTGCAGGAAAGAATAGATGAATTTATAGTTGCTCATGAGGAACAACAAGAGAAG GAGAGGAAAGAAAGGGAGGCACGCGCGGCAGGAGAAGGATGGACGGTTGTGGTGCATCACAAGGGTAGGAAAAAGACCACAGATACTGAAACTGGAACAGCTGTTGGCTCTGTATCTCTTGCTGCAATGCAAGAGAAAATGGCTAACAAGAAACCCAAGGAAGTTGCTCCAAACTTCTACAGATTTCAGAAACGAGAAGCCCACCTCAGTG